The Candidatus Koribacter versatilis Ellin345 genome has a segment encoding these proteins:
- a CDS encoding PadR family transcriptional regulator — MPPQAQLLPGTLDLLILKAVSLGPLHGYGVLLRIGQISNNALLVEQGALYPALFRLLRQGLLKANWGTSDNNRRAKFYELTTAGRKRLREETEGWGRLAEAMASVLASTPEEI, encoded by the coding sequence TTGCCACCGCAAGCCCAATTGCTCCCAGGAACCCTCGATCTTCTCATCCTGAAAGCCGTCTCACTCGGCCCTCTGCACGGCTATGGCGTACTCCTCCGCATAGGGCAGATTTCGAACAACGCTCTCCTCGTAGAGCAAGGTGCTCTTTACCCGGCTCTCTTCCGTCTTTTGCGCCAAGGGCTGCTCAAGGCAAACTGGGGCACCTCCGACAACAATCGCCGCGCGAAGTTCTACGAGCTCACCACCGCCGGACGCAAACGTCTGCGCGAAGAAACCGAGGGCTGGGGCCGACTCGCGGAGGCTATGGCCTCTGTTCTCGCCAGCACGCCGGAGGAAATATGA
- a CDS encoding ABC transporter permease translates to MSLFSYLRALLSRPFSSTSSDISDELRSHQQLRADDLQRSGLPRDEAERRARIEFGGEVRFEEECHEEIPGHFFEILVQDARFALRMFGKAPGFTVVAILTIAIGIGTNAVVFSAMNGLVLRPINVPDAGNLSMLEQSRDRSPQQSYPDYLDIRDRTRNFDGMIAYTISRVGLGADGHSARAWLYEASGNYFDVLRVQPYLGRFFHESDEHGPNSSPYIVLSYAYWKSHFQSDRGVVGRTVEMNTQPYTILGVAPPGFNGTELFFAPDFWTPIVNQQQVDGWSNLDGRAARGLWIIGRVRPGVTPAQATADLNAVASYLSKTYPKDDDQIHFTLVRPGLLGDMLGKPVSAFLAGLMLLASLILLAACANLGSLFAARASDRAGEIALRLALGSSRRRILRQLFTESVMLSLIGGIAGIGGGIVLLRWLNVWRPISDFPITLQVLPDFRVYFVAFVLALFSGLIFGAIPVRQVLRSNPYEVVKAGFTGERRRRLTARNVLLVFQISACAVLVTASLVAVRGLVRSLHSSLGFVPENSLIADTDLDMAGYNEDTTPIMQKRLIETLATVPGVSAVGMADRLPLALNGATAAVYKDDTVDFRASNSLGDASFYSISPNYFRAAGTAFLAGRDVAWQDNRDAVRVAVINRRFADKIFGSVDKAISGHFKMNERRYEVIGVVEDGKYQTLTEDPQFATFLPILQAPTSSTTLVVRTTRDPAQSAPEVDYTLRKLDSRLPFVIKTWPQQLDSALFASRVATVALGILGALGAMLAITGIFGMASYAVSKRMRELAIRVALGAQKKQVAWAALGTPLRLLAIGSVIGLVLGFAATGVLSYVVYQATPRDPLVLCGVVFTMSLLGLLATWIPARRALRSEPLQLLREQ, encoded by the coding sequence ATGAGTTTGTTTTCTTATCTCCGGGCTCTTCTCTCCCGCCCTTTCTCATCCACATCCAGCGATATCAGCGATGAGCTTCGCAGTCACCAACAGTTGCGTGCCGACGATCTCCAACGCTCCGGGTTGCCGCGAGATGAAGCCGAACGCCGTGCACGCATAGAGTTCGGCGGCGAGGTTCGTTTTGAGGAAGAGTGTCACGAAGAAATTCCCGGGCACTTCTTCGAAATCCTCGTGCAGGATGCGCGCTTCGCTCTCCGCATGTTCGGCAAGGCGCCCGGCTTCACGGTGGTCGCGATTCTCACCATTGCGATCGGCATCGGCACCAACGCGGTCGTCTTCAGCGCGATGAACGGGCTTGTACTCCGTCCCATCAATGTTCCCGACGCCGGGAACCTTTCTATGCTGGAGCAGAGCCGCGACCGCTCTCCGCAACAGTCCTATCCCGATTACCTGGATATACGCGACCGGACCCGTAACTTCGACGGCATGATCGCCTACACCATCTCGCGCGTCGGCCTCGGCGCCGATGGCCACAGCGCCCGCGCATGGCTCTACGAAGCCAGCGGGAACTACTTCGATGTCCTCAGAGTGCAGCCCTACCTTGGCCGCTTCTTCCACGAGAGCGATGAACACGGGCCCAACAGCAGTCCATACATCGTGCTCAGCTACGCTTATTGGAAGAGTCACTTTCAGTCCGACCGCGGAGTTGTTGGGCGCACCGTGGAAATGAATACACAGCCCTACACGATCCTCGGTGTGGCGCCGCCCGGCTTCAACGGCACCGAACTGTTCTTCGCTCCCGACTTCTGGACCCCCATCGTCAACCAGCAGCAAGTGGATGGGTGGAGCAATCTCGACGGTCGCGCCGCGCGTGGACTTTGGATTATTGGACGCGTACGTCCCGGCGTCACTCCGGCGCAGGCCACCGCAGACTTGAATGCGGTAGCCTCGTATCTTTCCAAGACATATCCGAAGGATGACGATCAGATTCACTTCACTCTGGTGCGTCCCGGCCTCCTGGGAGACATGCTGGGTAAGCCCGTGAGCGCATTTCTCGCGGGTCTTATGCTGCTCGCCAGCCTGATATTGCTCGCAGCGTGTGCCAACCTCGGCAGCCTATTCGCTGCTCGCGCCTCTGACCGCGCCGGCGAAATCGCGCTGCGCCTTGCCCTTGGGTCAAGCCGTCGCCGCATCCTGCGTCAACTCTTCACGGAGTCGGTCATGCTGTCGCTCATCGGCGGCATTGCTGGGATTGGCGGCGGAATCGTCTTACTGCGCTGGCTGAACGTCTGGCGTCCGATCTCCGATTTTCCGATCACACTGCAGGTCCTGCCGGATTTTCGGGTGTACTTCGTTGCGTTCGTGCTGGCCTTGTTTAGCGGGCTTATTTTCGGCGCTATCCCGGTGCGCCAAGTCCTGCGCTCCAATCCCTACGAAGTCGTGAAAGCCGGTTTCACCGGCGAGCGTCGTAGACGCCTTACCGCGCGCAACGTCCTGCTCGTCTTTCAGATCTCCGCTTGCGCTGTATTAGTTACTGCGTCGCTGGTCGCCGTCCGCGGGCTGGTGCGGTCTCTGCATAGCAGCCTTGGGTTCGTCCCTGAGAATTCGCTGATCGCTGACACCGATCTCGATATGGCGGGCTACAACGAAGACACCACGCCAATCATGCAAAAGCGCCTTATTGAGACACTCGCGACGGTTCCCGGTGTCAGCGCCGTGGGCATGGCAGACCGTCTTCCCCTCGCTCTGAACGGGGCAACCGCGGCTGTTTACAAGGACGACACAGTCGACTTCCGCGCCTCCAACAGTCTCGGGGACGCCAGCTTTTACAGCATCTCTCCGAACTATTTCCGCGCGGCAGGCACCGCGTTTCTCGCGGGACGAGACGTGGCCTGGCAGGACAATCGCGACGCCGTCCGGGTAGCCGTGATCAATCGGAGATTTGCCGACAAGATCTTCGGCTCCGTTGACAAAGCCATCAGCGGCCATTTCAAAATGAACGAACGCCGTTACGAAGTGATCGGTGTGGTCGAGGATGGAAAATATCAAACCCTCACCGAAGATCCGCAGTTCGCCACGTTCCTGCCGATCCTTCAGGCACCCACAAGTTCCACTACGCTCGTCGTTCGCACCACGCGCGATCCCGCGCAGTCGGCCCCTGAAGTCGACTACACCCTTCGCAAGCTCGATAGCAGGCTTCCGTTCGTGATCAAAACGTGGCCGCAACAACTTGACAGCGCCCTTTTCGCGTCGCGTGTCGCTACGGTCGCGCTCGGTATTCTGGGCGCACTCGGAGCTATGCTCGCGATCACCGGCATCTTCGGCATGGCGTCCTATGCCGTCTCGAAACGCATGCGTGAGCTGGCAATCCGCGTCGCTCTCGGCGCCCAGAAGAAGCAGGTCGCCTGGGCCGCGCTCGGTACACCACTGCGCCTTCTCGCGATCGGCTCGGTTATCGGACTTGTTCTAGGATTCGCCGCAACCGGCGTTCTTTCCTACGTGGTCTACCAGGCAACACCACGCGATCCGCTGGTCCTTTGCGGGGTTGTGTTCACCATGTCGTTGCTGGGCCTGCTCGCCACGTGGATCCCTGCCCGGCGCGCGCTTCGCTCTGAGCCGTTGCAACTGCTCCGCGAGCAATAG
- a CDS encoding B12-binding domain-containing radical SAM protein, whose translation MNVHLVNPSDNSFGTAVITPRWLFVLAAATPRSYGTPKLVDESLEPLDPSTIQSGDIVGISVHTGNALRGYEVGNLARERGAWVIYGGIHATLYPEEAFDRGGAHSVVTGDGDLIWASALADCAAGTPGHIYAGGKIEGDQFIAARWDLVDTDKYMWASVQTIRGCPKHCSFCSVWRTDGQKPRQRNFQSVIEEIVDLRRRGFRFIALADDNFYPVTLTDLRLAKAQNNTEKLRNLEQIREERFHLMAQLARLPKDMVFFTQITMEAAEDAAFLDAMRAANIKGALVGVEAVTPEGLKAVYKDFNYSGDRLAQQLQEFRRHGVHVLGSFIFGLPTDKPETFDATVDLALKSGITFAQFVMMTPFPGTVDFNGWEKEQLVKPTLVGGIPIVRYWLIPTSIRPKMFTPHPIMSSDEIRDRTQGVWDKFYTFPAIWKRSRCCPTLRSRLGFIFLSKLYRQMYAGTGISTDSARRKKAKRTARWIARECRRLFHAKPLPDLAVPTWTKTPANALPGLTILNPTGD comes from the coding sequence GTGAACGTGCACCTGGTCAATCCCAGCGACAATTCTTTCGGCACCGCAGTCATCACCCCGCGTTGGCTCTTCGTCCTCGCCGCCGCGACTCCGCGCAGCTATGGCACTCCGAAGTTAGTGGACGAATCTCTCGAACCGCTCGATCCCTCCACCATCCAGAGCGGCGACATCGTCGGCATCAGCGTTCATACCGGCAACGCTCTGCGCGGATACGAAGTCGGCAACCTCGCTCGCGAACGCGGAGCGTGGGTCATCTACGGCGGCATTCACGCCACGCTTTATCCCGAAGAAGCGTTCGATCGTGGCGGTGCGCACTCCGTGGTCACCGGCGATGGCGATCTCATTTGGGCGAGCGCACTCGCAGACTGCGCGGCCGGCACTCCGGGCCACATCTATGCCGGCGGCAAGATCGAAGGCGACCAGTTCATCGCCGCGCGCTGGGACCTCGTCGACACCGACAAGTACATGTGGGCCTCGGTGCAAACCATTCGCGGATGCCCGAAGCATTGTTCTTTCTGCTCCGTGTGGCGCACCGACGGCCAGAAGCCCCGCCAGCGTAACTTCCAGTCCGTGATCGAAGAGATCGTTGACCTCCGGCGCCGTGGCTTCCGCTTCATCGCCCTCGCCGACGACAACTTCTACCCCGTCACCCTCACCGATCTCCGCCTCGCCAAGGCCCAGAACAACACCGAGAAGCTGCGCAACCTCGAACAAATTCGCGAGGAACGCTTCCACCTCATGGCGCAACTGGCGCGGCTCCCCAAGGACATGGTTTTCTTCACCCAAATCACCATGGAAGCTGCCGAAGACGCTGCCTTCCTCGACGCCATGCGCGCCGCCAACATCAAGGGCGCACTCGTCGGCGTAGAAGCCGTCACCCCGGAAGGGCTCAAAGCGGTCTATAAGGATTTCAATTACTCAGGCGACCGGCTCGCCCAGCAGTTACAGGAATTCCGCCGTCACGGCGTGCACGTCCTCGGCTCGTTTATCTTCGGCCTTCCCACCGACAAGCCGGAAACCTTCGACGCTACGGTAGACCTCGCGCTGAAGTCGGGTATCACCTTCGCCCAGTTCGTCATGATGACGCCGTTCCCGGGCACCGTCGATTTCAACGGTTGGGAAAAAGAACAACTCGTTAAGCCGACGCTGGTAGGAGGGATCCCGATCGTTCGCTACTGGCTCATCCCCACCAGCATCCGTCCGAAAATGTTTACGCCCCATCCAATCATGTCGTCGGACGAGATTCGTGATCGCACCCAGGGCGTGTGGGACAAGTTCTATACCTTCCCCGCCATCTGGAAACGCTCGCGCTGTTGCCCCACCCTGCGCTCCCGCCTCGGCTTCATTTTCCTGTCGAAGCTCTATCGCCAGATGTATGCCGGCACCGGCATCTCTACCGACAGCGCCCGCCGCAAGAAAGCCAAACGCACCGCCCGCTGGATCGCCCGCGAATGTCGCCGCCTCTTCCACGCCAAACCGCTGCCCGATCTCGCGGTACCCACATGGACGAAGACACCAGCGAACGCCTTGCCGGGGCTGACGATCTTGAATCCGACTGGGGATTAG
- a CDS encoding DUF4177 domain-containing protein, which translates to MSKRNLGLLAVMFVLVLGMVWNGNAQAGRGASGAQRWEYLVEPVPTVAVGGGFMAPEKAMQEMNAHGAQGWELVLASHGMLVYKRAR; encoded by the coding sequence ATGTCGAAGCGAAACCTTGGGCTGCTCGCCGTAATGTTCGTGCTGGTGCTGGGAATGGTGTGGAATGGGAACGCGCAGGCAGGACGCGGTGCATCAGGCGCGCAACGGTGGGAGTACCTGGTAGAGCCAGTACCCACGGTGGCCGTGGGCGGCGGGTTTATGGCACCGGAGAAAGCAATGCAGGAAATGAATGCGCACGGTGCGCAAGGATGGGAACTGGTGCTGGCTTCACACGGAATGCTGGTTTATAAGCGGGCGAGATAG
- a CDS encoding DNA adenine methylase: MTMTIGLVCPNESPEKRGVKPFLRWAGSKRKQLSRLAPYWSGEHKRYVEPFAGSACLFFDLAPPSAVLGDSNEELIQLYRVVRDSPERLHRRLCRIKRDVATYLRWRNQNPTTLDPETRALRFLYLNRNCFNGIYRTNLQGGFNVPMGKRVGEYFSKEDLLRCSRLLQTAELVAGDFSATLDLVKVGDFVYLDPPYAVLSRRIFKEYGSKLFGTEDMPRFEESLHAIVGRGADFLVSYADCKEARALARKWCSVRLPVKRHVAGFAGDRKTAYEWVISNRQRSTTA, encoded by the coding sequence ATGACCATGACAATCGGCTTGGTGTGCCCAAACGAATCGCCGGAAAAACGCGGGGTGAAGCCTTTCTTGCGATGGGCCGGCAGCAAACGAAAGCAGCTTTCGCGTCTGGCGCCATACTGGTCCGGGGAGCACAAGCGTTATGTCGAGCCATTTGCGGGTTCTGCTTGTCTTTTCTTCGACCTTGCTCCACCCTCCGCGGTCCTCGGCGATAGTAATGAGGAACTGATTCAGCTTTACCGCGTTGTTCGCGATTCACCAGAGCGGTTGCATCGGCGGCTTTGTCGAATTAAGCGAGACGTTGCTACATATCTTCGGTGGCGTAACCAAAACCCGACGACCCTAGATCCCGAGACGCGCGCACTAAGATTTCTCTATCTAAATCGGAACTGCTTTAATGGGATTTATCGTACAAATCTTCAGGGCGGATTCAACGTACCCATGGGGAAGCGAGTCGGTGAGTATTTTAGTAAAGAAGATCTATTACGCTGCTCAAGGCTACTGCAGACTGCCGAACTAGTCGCTGGTGACTTCTCGGCGACCTTGGATCTTGTGAAGGTGGGTGATTTTGTCTATCTGGATCCACCTTACGCGGTGTTATCTCGCCGAATTTTCAAGGAGTACGGAAGCAAGCTATTCGGCACCGAAGATATGCCTCGGTTCGAGGAGAGCCTTCACGCGATTGTGGGTCGGGGTGCTGACTTTCTTGTGTCCTATGCAGATTGCAAAGAAGCGAGAGCGCTCGCGCGGAAGTGGTGTTCGGTTCGACTTCCTGTAAAACGGCACGTCGCAGGCTTCGCCGGCGACCGAAAGACCGCGTACGAATGGGTGATCAGCAATCGGCAGCGATCAACAACGGCTTAG
- a CDS encoding ParB/RepB/Spo0J family partition protein, with the protein MTADVDKFGVRAIGVNTLPMDGVKPNPHNPRMLFDREDLHILRESIKRVGILVPLTVYRETRSGDYVILDGQRRWICAQEAGLKTIPVNEVAEPTLVQNIVTMFQIHKLRKDWELMPTALKLELLMRELREKNDKRLAELTGLDEAVVVRSKKLLSYPKRYQDTMLDADPKKRVKADFFIELYPVRNDREVQKFPWFKKDDFTDAMLKKSAAGGLRSVTDFRIVKQYVNNAVKAKKTPLISKRLQEFADQPVLGPDHLSIESAAVTANAKKLLQSVDKIYSQVNDIDIDEYYGEEALWNRLESLAQLIREKLRALGRREAK; encoded by the coding sequence ATGACAGCGGACGTGGATAAGTTTGGAGTGCGGGCAATCGGGGTAAACACTCTGCCGATGGATGGGGTAAAGCCCAACCCGCATAACCCGAGGATGCTCTTCGATCGCGAAGACTTGCACATTCTTCGCGAGTCGATCAAGCGTGTTGGAATTCTGGTGCCGCTTACGGTCTATCGGGAAACGCGTAGTGGCGACTACGTCATACTTGACGGTCAGCGACGGTGGATCTGCGCGCAAGAAGCCGGACTGAAGACGATTCCGGTTAATGAAGTCGCAGAGCCCACGCTGGTGCAGAACATCGTCACGATGTTTCAGATACACAAACTCCGAAAAGACTGGGAGTTAATGCCGACTGCGCTCAAGCTTGAGCTGCTGATGCGCGAACTTAGAGAAAAAAACGACAAGCGACTGGCGGAACTCACCGGCTTGGACGAGGCGGTTGTGGTGCGGAGCAAGAAATTGCTTTCCTACCCCAAACGATATCAGGATACGATGCTGGACGCCGATCCCAAGAAGCGCGTCAAGGCGGATTTTTTCATTGAACTCTATCCAGTCCGAAACGATCGGGAAGTGCAGAAATTTCCCTGGTTCAAAAAGGACGATTTTACGGACGCTATGCTGAAAAAATCAGCCGCCGGTGGGCTGAGATCGGTCACAGACTTTCGAATCGTTAAGCAGTATGTCAACAATGCGGTCAAGGCGAAAAAGACTCCTCTGATTTCCAAGCGACTGCAGGAATTTGCAGATCAGCCGGTGCTTGGGCCGGACCACCTCAGCATCGAGTCTGCCGCGGTAACGGCCAACGCCAAAAAGCTCTTGCAGTCAGTGGACAAGATTTACTCGCAGGTTAATGACATAGATATTGATGAATATTATGGGGAAGAGGCGTTGTGGAATCGCCTAGAGAGCCTTGCGCAACTCATTCGCGAGAAACTGCGGGCGCTCGGTCGGCGGGAGGCAAAGTGA
- a CDS encoding phosphoribosyltransferase-like protein, whose product MRSPLPRGVKIDAKRYKRWVDRFGAYRSGIVNITIDGWLQQFSGGDRDLAARVLDAVEFYDQTKIHAAYRQALASLTGWDKLPSKRVNKWRFAAMSGSAGESGDAMLYQFRLANGLDSKKFNDLFVSRSDLFRLPLLSESDPNRISKDDTVVLLDDFSGTGTQVCKAWNDPETSFGALLADVGKVYLILVAASGAARKRISEETTITPLPVHELHDGDNVFSTHCSHFNGSDKAKLLRYGRVADSKHPKGFGDCGFVIVFQHRTPNNSIPILHADHPHWTGLFPRHV is encoded by the coding sequence GTGAGAAGCCCGCTGCCACGTGGTGTGAAAATAGATGCCAAGCGGTACAAACGATGGGTTGATCGGTTCGGGGCGTATCGCTCAGGAATCGTCAACATAACCATTGATGGTTGGCTGCAGCAATTTAGCGGGGGAGATCGGGATTTGGCAGCACGCGTTCTTGACGCGGTTGAGTTCTACGATCAGACCAAGATTCACGCAGCCTACCGGCAGGCTCTCGCGTCTTTGACTGGTTGGGACAAGTTACCCTCCAAGCGAGTGAACAAATGGCGATTTGCTGCGATGTCCGGAAGTGCTGGCGAAAGCGGCGATGCGATGCTCTACCAGTTCCGACTTGCAAACGGACTAGACTCCAAGAAATTCAATGACCTCTTTGTTTCGCGAAGCGATCTATTTCGACTACCGCTGCTTTCAGAGAGCGACCCGAACAGGATATCGAAGGACGATACCGTCGTCTTATTGGACGATTTCAGCGGAACTGGAACTCAAGTATGCAAGGCATGGAATGACCCGGAAACATCTTTTGGGGCACTTCTTGCGGACGTCGGAAAGGTATATCTGATTCTGGTTGCTGCTTCGGGGGCTGCGCGCAAGCGAATTTCCGAAGAAACGACCATCACGCCACTACCGGTGCACGAGCTGCATGATGGCGACAACGTGTTCTCGACGCACTGCTCACACTTTAACGGATCGGACAAGGCAAAGCTGCTGCGCTATGGGAGAGTTGCTGACTCGAAGCACCCAAAAGGATTTGGGGATTGCGGATTCGTAATCGTCTTCCAGCACCGCACGCCGAATAACTCCATCCCTATTCTGCACGCGGACCATCCTCACTGGACGGGGTTGTTCCCACGGCACGTTTGA
- the groL gene encoding chaperonin GroEL (60 kDa chaperone family; promotes refolding of misfolded polypeptides especially under stressful conditions; forms two stacked rings of heptamers to form a barrel-shaped 14mer; ends can be capped by GroES; misfolded proteins enter the barrel where they are refolded when GroES binds): MAKQIVHGEESRQSILRGVNVLADAVKVTLGPKGRNVVIDKKFGSPLITKDGVTVAKEIELKDTLENMGAQMVKEVASKTSDIAGDGTTTATVLAQAIYREGVKNVAAGSNPMALKRGIDKAVTAVCGYNDAEGNRIPGALDKFSKPVTGEMIAQVGTISANNDETIGKIIAEAMKKVGKDGVITVEESKTMETQLEVVEGMQFDRGYLSPYFVTDPERMEAVLENPYILIHEKKVSSMKDLLPLLEQIAKGGRPLVIIAEDVEGEALATLVVNKLRGTLNVAAVKAPGFGDRRKAMLQDIAILTGGKAITEDLGIKLENVHMDDLGSAKKVTIDKDNTTIVEGKGKSSDIEGRVKEIRSQVEKTTSDYDREKLQERLAKLVGGVAVIKVGAATETEMKEKKARVEDAMHATRAAVEEGIVPGGGVALIRCVEAVDALKLTGDEGIGANIIKRALEEPLRQIVGNAGEEGAIVVGKIRDHKDPHYGYNAQTSEYVDLVKAGVIDPTKVTRTALQNAGSIAGLMLTTEALISEIPEEKKSEPAGGHGGGMGGMY, translated from the coding sequence ATGGCAAAGCAAATCGTTCACGGCGAAGAATCCCGCCAGTCCATTCTGCGCGGCGTTAACGTTCTCGCTGACGCAGTGAAAGTTACCCTCGGCCCCAAGGGCCGCAACGTCGTTATCGACAAAAAGTTCGGTTCCCCGCTCATCACCAAGGACGGCGTTACCGTCGCGAAGGAAATCGAACTGAAGGACACCCTTGAGAACATGGGCGCCCAGATGGTGAAGGAAGTCGCCAGCAAGACCAGCGACATCGCCGGCGACGGCACCACCACCGCCACCGTTCTCGCCCAGGCCATCTACCGCGAAGGCGTAAAGAACGTCGCCGCCGGTTCCAACCCCATGGCCCTCAAGCGCGGCATCGACAAGGCCGTCACCGCCGTATGCGGTTACAACGACGCCGAAGGCAACCGCATCCCCGGCGCCCTCGACAAGTTCAGCAAGCCCGTCACCGGCGAGATGATCGCCCAGGTCGGCACCATCTCCGCCAACAACGACGAGACCATCGGCAAGATCATTGCCGAAGCCATGAAGAAGGTCGGCAAAGACGGTGTCATCACCGTTGAAGAGTCGAAGACCATGGAGACCCAGCTCGAAGTCGTCGAAGGCATGCAGTTCGACCGCGGCTATCTCTCCCCGTACTTCGTCACCGATCCTGAGCGCATGGAAGCCGTGCTCGAGAACCCCTACATCCTCATCCACGAAAAGAAAGTTTCCTCGATGAAGGACCTGCTCCCGTTGCTCGAGCAGATCGCCAAGGGCGGACGCCCATTGGTCATCATCGCGGAAGACGTGGAAGGCGAAGCACTCGCGACTTTGGTCGTGAACAAGCTGCGCGGCACGCTCAACGTTGCGGCCGTGAAGGCGCCTGGCTTCGGCGATCGCCGCAAGGCCATGCTGCAAGACATCGCGATCCTCACCGGCGGCAAGGCCATTACCGAAGACCTCGGCATTAAGCTCGAGAACGTCCATATGGACGATCTCGGTTCCGCCAAGAAGGTCACCATCGACAAGGACAACACCACGATTGTCGAAGGCAAGGGCAAGAGTTCCGACATCGAAGGCCGCGTGAAGGAAATTCGCAGCCAGGTCGAAAAGACCACCAGCGACTACGACCGCGAGAAGCTCCAGGAACGCCTGGCGAAGCTCGTCGGCGGCGTTGCGGTGATCAAGGTCGGCGCAGCCACCGAGACTGAAATGAAGGAAAAGAAAGCTCGCGTGGAAGACGCGATGCACGCAACCCGCGCTGCCGTGGAAGAAGGCATCGTCCCGGGCGGCGGCGTTGCGCTCATCCGTTGCGTCGAAGCCGTTGACGCCCTCAAGCTCACCGGCGACGAAGGCATCGGCGCCAACATCATCAAGCGCGCGCTCGAAGAGCCCCTCCGCCAGATCGTCGGCAACGCCGGCGAAGAAGGCGCCATTGTGGTCGGCAAGATCCGCGACCACAAGGACCCGCACTACGGATACAACGCCCAGACCAGCGAGTACGTTGACCTGGTCAAGGCCGGCGTCATCGACCCGACCAAGGTAACCCGTACCGCGCTCCAGAACGCCGGCTCCATCGCTGGCCTCATGCTCACCACGGAAGCCCTCATCTCCGAGATCCCCGAAGAGAAGAAGTCTGAACCGGCCGGTGGACACGGCGGCGGCATGGGCGGCATGTACTAA
- the groES gene encoding co-chaperone GroES has translation MATATATKLVPLYDRIVVRRVEEAQTTRGGIIIPDSAKDKPQEGEVIAVGKGKQNEKGETTPLQVKAGNRILFGKYAGTEIKIDGEEFLIMREEEVLGILE, from the coding sequence ATGGCTACTGCAACTGCAACCAAGCTTGTTCCCCTCTACGACCGCATCGTTGTGCGTCGCGTTGAGGAAGCTCAGACCACCCGTGGCGGCATCATCATCCCCGATAGCGCCAAGGACAAACCGCAGGAAGGCGAAGTCATCGCCGTCGGCAAGGGCAAGCAGAACGAAAAGGGCGAGACCACCCCGCTGCAAGTCAAAGCCGGAAACCGCATCCTCTTCGGCAAGTACGCCGGCACCGAAATCAAGATCGATGGCGAAGAATTCCTCATCATGCGCGAGGAAGAAGTCCTCGGCATCCTCGAGTAA